A region of the Sideroxydans lithotrophicus ES-1 genome:
CGTGCGCGTCTATTCCGGCGTGCTGCAGAAGGGCGACACGGTTTACAACCCGATTCGTGGCAAGAAAGAGCGTATCGGCCGTATCGTGCAGATGCATGCAAACGAGCGTAAAGAGGTTGATGAGATTCTGGCGGGCGATATTGCCGCCTGTATCGGGTTGAAAGATGTAACCACTGGCGAGTCGCTGTGCGATCCGGATAAGCCCATTATTCTTGAGCGCATGGTATTCCCGGAGCCGGTGATTCACGTTGCGGTGGAGCCGAAGACCAAGGTTGACCAAGAGAAGATGGGTATCGCGCTGGGCCGCCTGGCTGCGGAAGATCCTTCGTTCCGCGTGCGCACCGACGAAGAGTCCGGCCAGACCATCATGTCCGGTATGGGTGAGTTGCATCTGGAGATTCTGGTTGACCGCATGAAGCGCGAATTTGGCGTGGAAGCGAACGTGGGTGCCCCGCAAGTGGCTTACCGCGAGGCGATCCGTAAGGCTGTTGAGGTTGAAGGTAAGTACGCCAAGCAGACTGGTGGTCGCGGTCAATATGGTCACGTATGGATCAAGATGGAACCTAACGAGACGGGCAAGGGTTTTGAGTTCGTCGATGCGATCAAGGGTGGTACCGTTCCTCGCGAGTTCATTCCGGCAGTGGAAAAAGGTTTGCGTGAATCCTTGCCTAGTGGTGTGCTGGCTGGCTTCCCGGTGGTTGATGTGAAGGTCACTCTGTTCGATGGTTCCTATCACGATGTGGATTCCAACGAAAACGCTTTCAAGATGGCGGCTTCCATGGCGTTCAAGGACGGTATGCGCAAAGCAAGCCCGGTGCTGCTGGAGCCGATGATGTCGGTGGAAGTGGAAACGCCGGAAGATTATACCGGTACCGTGATGGGGGACTTGTCTTCCCGCCGCGGCATGGTGCAGGGTATGGATGATATGCCTGGTGGCGGCAAGACCGTCAAGGCGGAAGTGCCGCTGTCTGAGATGTTCGGATACTCGACGGCATTGCGCTCTGCAACTCAGGGTCGTGCGACTTACACCATGGAATTCAAGCACTACACCGAAGCACCCAAGAGCGTCGCTGAAGCAATAATGAGCAGCAAAAAATAATATTCGGAGAATCTAAATCATGGCAAAGAGCAAATTTGAACGTACGAAGCCGCACGTGAACGTAGGGACGATTGGTCACGTAGACCACGGCAAGACCACCCTGACAGCGGCGATCACCACTGTATTGTCGAAGAAGTTTGGCGGCGAAGCCAAGGCTTACGACCAGATCGATGCTGCGCCGGAAGAAAAGGCGCGTGGTATCACCATTAATACCGCCCACGTCGAATACGAGACAGCGACCCGCCACTACGCGCACGTTGACTGCCCTGGCCACGCCGACTACGTCAAGAACATGATCACCGGTGCTGCCCAGATGGACGGCGCCATCCTCGTGGTATCCGCAGCCGACGGCCCGATGCCGCAGACCCGCGAACACATCCTGCTGGCACGCCAAGTTGGCGTACCTTACATCATCGTCTTCCTGAACAAATGCGACATGGTGGATGATGCCGAACTGCTGGAACTGGTCGAAATGGAAGTGCGCGAACTGCTGTCCAAATACGACTTCCCTGGCGACGACATCCCCATCATCAAAGGCTCTGCACTGAAAGCCGTCGAAGGCGACACCGGCGAACTGGGCGAAGGCGCCATCATGAAACTGGCCGAAGCCCTGGACACCTACATCCCGACACCGGAGCGCGCCATCGACGGCGCCTTCCTGATGCCCGTGGAAGACGTATTCTCCATCTCCGGTCGTGGTACCGTGGTGACCGGTCGTATCGAGCGCGGCATCGTCAAGGTTGGCGACGAACTCGAGATCGTCGGCATCAAGCCCACCCTGAAGACCACCTGCACCGGCGTCGAAATGTTCCGCAAACTGCTCGACCAGGGTCAGGCGGGCGACAACGTCGGCGTACTGCTGCGCGGCACCAAGCGTGAAGAAGTCGAGCGCGGCCAAGTGCTGTCCAAGCCCGGCTCCATCACCCCGCACACCAAGTTCACTGCCGAGATCTACGTGCTAGGCAAGGACGAAGGTGGTCGTCATACCCCGTTCTTCCAGGGGTACCGTCCGCAGTTCTACTTCCGTACCACCGACGTGACCGGAGCGGTTGAATTGCCGGCAGGCACTGAAATGGTGATGCCTGGCGACAACGTCAGCATCACGGTGAACCTGATCAACCCGATCGCGATGGAAGAAGGTTTGCGCTTCGCGATCCGCGAGGGCGGTCGTACCGTCGGCGCAGGTGTGGTTGCCAAGATCATCGAGTAAGCATACAATGCGCGCCCTCGCGTGGCTGCGGCCACGCGTTTTCGTTCTTTAAACCAGCGGCAATGCCGCGTAGAAGCTAGAGATGATTATGCAAAGTCAAAAAATTCGCATCCGCCTGAAGGCGTTCGACTATCGTTTGATCGACCAGTCCGCGTTGCAAATCGTGGATACGGCGAAACGTACAGGCGCTGTGGTGAAGGGGCCGGTTCCCTTGCCAACCAAGATAGAGCGCATCGATGTGCTGCGTTCTCCGCACGTGAATAAGACTTCGCGCGACCAGTTTGAAATCCGCACTCACTTGCGCCTGATGGATATCATGGATCCAACCGATAAGACTGTGGATGCCCTGATGAAGCTGGACCTTCCGGCTGGCGTGGATGTAGAGATAAAGTTGCAGTAATCGCAGTTTGGTAATTTTGCAGTACGAATCGGCTGACCAATTGAAGTCAGCCCCTTAATAAAAGGAAATAAAATGAGTTTAGGACTTGTCGGTCGCAAGATTGGCATGACCCGCATCTTTACCGACGACGGTACATCGTTGCCGGTGACGGTGCTGGACGTGTCCAACAATCGTGTCACCCAAATCAAGACTGCTGCCACGGATGGTTACAGTGCAGTGCAGGTCGCGTACGGTACGCGTCGTGCCAGTCGCGTGACCAAGGCAGCGGCTGGGCACTTTGCCAAAGCCGGCGTGGAAGCTGGTAGCGTGCTGAAAGAATTCACCGCTACGCCGGAACAACTGTCCAGCCTGACGCTGGGTGGAAAAGTTGGCGTGGATATGTTTCAGGTTGGCCAGAAAGTTGACGTAACGGGCGTGACGATCGGTAAAGGCTATGCCGGTACCATCAAGCGTTACCACTTCAAGTCCGGTCGCGCCACACACGGTAATTCCAAGTCGCATAACGTGCCAGGCTCTATCGGTATGGCGCAGGATCCGGGGCGCGTGTTCCCGGGCAAGCGCATGACCGGTCATCTGGGGGATGTGCAGCGTACCGTGCAAAATCTCAAAATCGTTCGTATCGATGCAGATCGCCAGTTGCTTCTGGTGATGGGCGCCGTCCCGGGTGCTCCCGGTGGCGACGTGATCGTGCGTCCGGCAGTGAAAGCGGGGGCATAATGGAACTGAAAGTCATCAACGAAAACGGCAAGGCAGGCGCGAGCATCAACGCATCTGACGACCTGTTCGGTCGTGAATACAACGAGACGCTTGTGCATCAGCTGGTAACGGCTTATCAAGCCAATGCCCGCTCTGCCAACAGCAAGCAAAAAGGTCGTAGCGAAATCGCCAAGTCCACGCGCAAGCCGTTCGCCCAGAAGGGTACCGGACGTGCGCGTGCAGGTATGGCTTCCAGCCCTTTGTGGCGCGGAGGCGGCAAGATTTTCCCGAACAGCCCGGATCAAAATTACACGCAAAAGATCAACCGCAAGATGTATCGCGCGGGTCTGGCTTCCATCTATTCGCAACTTGTGCGCGATGGTCGTTTGAGCGTGGTCGATGCGCTGTCGGTCGATGCTCCCAAGACAAAATTGCTGGCGCAGAAGATCAAAGCCATGGGTCTGGATCGCGTGCTCATCATTACTGATAGCATGGATGAAAATCTGTATTTGTCGTCGCGCAATCTGCCGAATGTGCTGGTGGTCGAAGCGCATCAGGCTGATCCGGTCAGTCTGGTGCGTTTCCCGCAAGTAGTGGTGACACGCGGCGCTCTTGCAAAAATCGAGGAGTTGCTGGCATGAGCACACAAAAATTCAATGATGAGCGCTTGCTGAACATATTGCTGGCTCCGCAGATTTCCGAAAAAGCGACATTCGTGGCGGAAAAGAACGAGCAGGTGATCTTCCGTGTGGCATCCGATGCGACCAAGCCGGAAGTCAAGGCGGCGGTCGAAAAGTTGTTCAACGTTACAGTTGACAGCGTTCAGATCAGCAACGTCAAGGGAAAGCAAAAGCGTTTTGGCCGCTATATGGGCAGCCGCAAGGACTGGAAGAAGGCTTATGTGTGTCTGGCTCCAGGTCAGGAAATCAACTTTGCTGCAAGCGAGCAGGGGTAAAACATGGCACTGATCAAACTCAAACCAACATCACCGGGGACTCGTGCAGTTGTGCGCGTGGTCACTCCGGAGTTGCACAAGGGTAAGCCTGAAGCGTCGTTGCTGGAGAAAAAGAACAGAACGGCGGGGCGCAACCATAACGGTCATATCACTACGCGTCACATGGGTGGCGGGCACAAGAAACATTATCGCCTGGTGGACTTCAAGCGCGACAAGGATGGCATTCCAGCCAAGGTCGAGCGTCTGGAATACGACCCGAACCGTTCTGCTCATCTGGCATTGCTGGTAT
Encoded here:
- the fusA gene encoding elongation factor G, coding for MARKTPIERYRNIGISAHIDAGKTTTTERILFYTGVSHKIGEVHDGAATMDWMEQEQERGITITSAATTCFWKGMDNSFPEHRFNIIDTPGHVDFTIEVERSMRVLDGACMVYCAVGGVQPQSETVWRQANKYKVPRLAFVNKMDRTGANFFKVVTQMQTRLRANPVPLVIPIGAEEGFTGVVDLIKMRAIIWDEASQGMKFEYKEIPAELVASANEWRAKMVETAAEASEELMNQYLENGDLTEEQIILGIRTRTIACEIQPMLCGSAFKNKGVQRMLDAVIMFLPSPVDIPDVTGETEAGEPTSRKADDSEKFSALAFKLMTDPFVGQLTFVRVYSGVLQKGDTVYNPIRGKKERIGRIVQMHANERKEVDEILAGDIAACIGLKDVTTGESLCDPDKPIILERMVFPEPVIHVAVEPKTKVDQEKMGIALGRLAAEDPSFRVRTDEESGQTIMSGMGELHLEILVDRMKREFGVEANVGAPQVAYREAIRKAVEVEGKYAKQTGGRGQYGHVWIKMEPNETGKGFEFVDAIKGGTVPREFIPAVEKGLRESLPSGVLAGFPVVDVKVTLFDGSYHDVDSNENAFKMAASMAFKDGMRKASPVLLEPMMSVEVETPEDYTGTVMGDLSSRRGMVQGMDDMPGGGKTVKAEVPLSEMFGYSTALRSATQGRATYTMEFKHYTEAPKSVAEAIMSSKK
- the tuf gene encoding elongation factor Tu, which translates into the protein MAKSKFERTKPHVNVGTIGHVDHGKTTLTAAITTVLSKKFGGEAKAYDQIDAAPEEKARGITINTAHVEYETATRHYAHVDCPGHADYVKNMITGAAQMDGAILVVSAADGPMPQTREHILLARQVGVPYIIVFLNKCDMVDDAELLELVEMEVRELLSKYDFPGDDIPIIKGSALKAVEGDTGELGEGAIMKLAEALDTYIPTPERAIDGAFLMPVEDVFSISGRGTVVTGRIERGIVKVGDELEIVGIKPTLKTTCTGVEMFRKLLDQGQAGDNVGVLLRGTKREEVERGQVLSKPGSITPHTKFTAEIYVLGKDEGGRHTPFFQGYRPQFYFRTTDVTGAVELPAGTEMVMPGDNVSITVNLINPIAMEEGLRFAIREGGRTVGAGVVAKIIE
- the rpsJ gene encoding 30S ribosomal protein S10, with translation MQSQKIRIRLKAFDYRLIDQSALQIVDTAKRTGAVVKGPVPLPTKIERIDVLRSPHVNKTSRDQFEIRTHLRLMDIMDPTDKTVDALMKLDLPAGVDVEIKLQ
- the rplC gene encoding 50S ribosomal protein L3; the protein is MSLGLVGRKIGMTRIFTDDGTSLPVTVLDVSNNRVTQIKTAATDGYSAVQVAYGTRRASRVTKAAAGHFAKAGVEAGSVLKEFTATPEQLSSLTLGGKVGVDMFQVGQKVDVTGVTIGKGYAGTIKRYHFKSGRATHGNSKSHNVPGSIGMAQDPGRVFPGKRMTGHLGDVQRTVQNLKIVRIDADRQLLLVMGAVPGAPGGDVIVRPAVKAGA
- the rplD gene encoding 50S ribosomal protein L4, with amino-acid sequence MELKVINENGKAGASINASDDLFGREYNETLVHQLVTAYQANARSANSKQKGRSEIAKSTRKPFAQKGTGRARAGMASSPLWRGGGKIFPNSPDQNYTQKINRKMYRAGLASIYSQLVRDGRLSVVDALSVDAPKTKLLAQKIKAMGLDRVLIITDSMDENLYLSSRNLPNVLVVEAHQADPVSLVRFPQVVVTRGALAKIEELLA
- the rplW gene encoding 50S ribosomal protein L23 — translated: MSTQKFNDERLLNILLAPQISEKATFVAEKNEQVIFRVASDATKPEVKAAVEKLFNVTVDSVQISNVKGKQKRFGRYMGSRKDWKKAYVCLAPGQEINFAASEQG